The Erinaceus europaeus chromosome 17, mEriEur2.1, whole genome shotgun sequence nucleotide sequence TATCTCAGTCACAATTCCAGAACCTTAAGGGAAAATAAcgttaataataaagaaagggaTAGGCAGAATCCTAATGCAAGTGATTCAGCTTTCTTCACAATCTCGGAGTTTATATATGCTTAGGGAAAAAGAGCATACACTGTTAGTGAGCACAACAtgcattttgttttaatttctttattggggaattaatgttttacattctacggTAAAtacaaagtttgtacatgcataacatttcctagttttccaaataacattaAAACCCCCAccaggacctctgtcatcctttttggacctgtattctccccctcacccaccccagagtcttttactttggtgcaatacgccaattcaggttctacgtgtgttttccttctgatcttgattttcaacttctgccagagagtaaggtcttcccatattcatccttctgtttctgatttatttcacttaacgtgagtttttcaaggtccatctaagatcaacagaaaacagtgaaatcactgtttttagtagctgagtagtattccattgtgtatctagaccacaatgggctcagccactcatctgttacaaCATGCATTTTGTTCTCAGTAATCATCGGGTACCTCTTTGCTACATTACTTGATACATTATATTGCCTGGTGGACAGGTAAGTTCTTATTGTCCACTGACCCAGCTAGAGAACATATCCTGCAATCCCCAGTGAGGCTGTTTATCACTCAGAGCCCTGCTACTGAGTCACTTTTCACATTCAGCTATAGTTGAGCGACCGACTCAAGAACCAACCAAGGTCCCTACAAAGAGGGAAAGCTTAATAAGTGAGTCAGGACTGTTACGTGTAAATGCCCCTATTGGCAAGATTGTGACAGTGCAGACATTGTTCCTTGCTGATGTCTTTGCTGCTGCTTGGTCACTGAATGACACTAAGTTGCCCTTCACTTTTCTCAAGTATAATGTGATAACTAACGACCATTGAATTTGGTATATACATAGAAAATTTTTTCTACTGTCTTTACAATAAAAATAGTGACCTTTTTATTTTGAGATTTGAAATGACAATTTTGGAGCCTAAGAGATTGGAATCACCCAGCTTCATGGTGATGGTGCAATGTAAAGAATATATTCCTTCCATGGGGTCTGTCAGAAAGCACATAGAATATATCATACTGcaacttataaaataaatatctagagGACTAGGAGGTAGTTTGGACTGTTAAAGTAGCATTttccatgtctgaggtcccagaggctaTGGTTATAACCCCAACACCATGTTAACTACAGCCAAACAGCATTCTGCTCCTATTACCTTCTCAACtctcaaatcaataaataagcaaataagtgaATACAGAAATAATAttgtaagaaaaaaaacctgATTATCTGGCAGCCCAGGAAGTGCCTCAGCAGTGTGGTCCAGGTGTTCAATACCAGCACAATTTTAAAAACAGCAAAGATCAAAGAAAACCCTGTGGATCTCCATGGAGAGCAGCACGGTGCTCTGAaccttcattctttctctcttctgtttgTGCACAACGTCTTTTTGTTGCgcttatttcttttattgttgttgtagttattgttgttgtcattgtagataggacagagagaattagagagaggaggggaaaacagagaggggaagagaaagatagatacctgcagacctgcttcactgcctgtgaaaatacacccctgcaggtgttgtCTGGGGGCTCGACCTGGAACCTTAattctgtctttgtgctttgcacttaacctATGGTgaaactgcctgactcccatgcacAGTGTTTTTATCTCAtgtattatattaaaataaattgaaataaataagTGTTGTAAGAAGGTATTTCAGTGGCTGTTAGGGAACCTGTATTAGACCCTGACGTTGGTCCTGAATACCAAAGAAAATTAATAGGCAAATTCACAAGAAACTTCTAACACTTCTCCATGTATAACTGAATTGGTATGTATAACTTTGCTCTGCTATGAGTAAGCACTATATCTTATACATGGCTGCTATTATTAAAATTAGTTATTCAATGGTCACCTTGATGGGACCCTGGAATATGATTGTGGCAAAACTGGCTGTGAAGGTGTTTAACAGACACCTACCATGGAGGGTGGagaaatttttcattatttttatttatacaaaggaaacaatgacaaaaaaccaTACAATAAGATGCGTAGAACCCCACACGATTCctcaccaaaactccgtatcccagtccctcccctgacagctttcttattgtttatccctctggaagtatgcacccagggtcattatgaagtgcagaagatggaaggtctggcttctgtaattgcttccctctcAAAATGTTCTGTATACCATGAACcctaaaataaaatgatgaaagtaACAATAAAAAGATACCTCAAAATAATACATAAGCCAGCTAcctaaactttttaaaacattttttacatttttctttctttttaaaaaatatttatcttccctttttgttgtccttgttgttttttattgttgtagttattgatgttgtagttgttggataggacagagagaaatggagagaggagcagatgacagagagggagagtgaaagacagacacctgtagacctgtgtcactgcctttaagtgacactcctgcagttgtggagcttggggcttgaaccaggatccttatgctagtccttgcactttgcaccatgttcacttaatcccactatgctactgcccaactcccatatttttctttcttatatctgCCATTGTATGTACCTACCTACATACTTAGATTCCCTCAATAGCAACATCTATATTCTTGAGTTTCTTGGCACTTTGTCCTCAAAGAAATCCACAAGTATGTCTACAAAAACAACTCAGTTACGTATTTCTCAGCATGTGTAAGTTTGCAAGGAAGGGCTTATTTAATAACAGATTGAATGACACATGTTGATGCTTTATATTTGCATAATAAGAACCAATAGATTTTACTTCATGGCacttattatttgttttctttattgggcatAGTTATCTTTATTTCTGACAGTGATGAATAAATACAATCTCACTGTGGTGAATGAATTCATTCTCCTGGGACTAACAAACCGCCCTGAACTCCAGGCTCCACTGTTTGTGCTGTTCCTCATCATCTACATGACCTCGCTGGTGGGAAACTTGGGCCTGATCATCCTCACCAAGATGGTCGCCACACTGCAGacacccatgtacttcttcctcagaTACCTGGCTCTCACTGATCTTGGTTATTCAACAGCTGTGGGGCCAAAAATGCTGGTCAACTTTGTTGCAGATCTAAATACTATCTCTTACTACTTTTGTGCTACACAGTTGGCTATCTTCGACCTTTTCATTTGTTATGAAGTGTTTATTCTGTCTGTCATgtcctatgaccgctatgtggctatctgtaaccctctgctctacacaGTCATCATGTCAGAACGGGTTTGTCTAACCCTGGTCATCATCCCCTATCTATACAGTGCCTTTGTGTCTCTTATAGTCACCATCAACCTTTTTAGTTTACCCTTCTGTGGCTATAATGTCATCAATCATTTCTACTGTGACAATCTCCCCCTGTTATCTTTGCTGTGCTCAAGTACACACGTGGTTGAATTCTTAATATTATTCttctctgctctcaatttaatcttCACCCTTCTGGTAGTGCTTGCTTCCTACTTGCTCATTTTTATAGCTGTTTTCAAGATGAAATCTGCTGAGGAGAGACACAAGGCTTTCTCCACCTGTGGTTCCCACCTGATGGTTGTCATAATACTCTATGGCACTTTGCTATTCATGTATGTGAAACCCAAGTCCAGTCATTCCATTGACATGGATAAAATGGCATCTATATTTTACACCCTGGTCATCCCGATGTTGAATCCCTTGATCTATAGTTTTAGGAACAAAGATGTGAAACATTCATTAGTAAGACTGTGGAAAAAGATATGCAGCATATTTTCTTAGAGTTCACTTCCTAATTTCACTTGGAACACTAGAATGTGTCCTTTAATCCTTGTGCCTAGCTTAAGAGGTAGAAATAAGCACAGAGAACTTCATCAAGAATTTATAAAGGGCTTCTATTTGCCAACCACAGAAATATGTCATACATATAAGAATATGCAAACTATGAAAAATATTTGTCATCATGTAGGGGGGATAAACAAATATAAGCATAATAACTAAGTAAATTAAAAGTATGGTAGATATATTAAGAAACTGTAGTCAATTATAGCCATAGTATTTGGGTTTTCTTTATAAGTGTGAAGAAGTATCATAGTTATAGAAGTAGAAATAAAATGGCTTTTCTGTTGTGTGTGGGAAACCTTTAAACACACTAAGTAACATTAATATTAAGGTAGATTCGTTAGGACATTGTAGCCAATACAAGCTGTATAGCATGTGTGTTTCTTTTATGGTATTAAAGCAGTTATAGAGGGGAAATATATTGGCtcttgtacttttttcttttcttttatctttttttcccgtCTCATTCTGGAGGGGTAATGGATTACAGTATGGTTGCTGACACTTAAGTACAACAAAAACTCAAGATAGACTGTTGGACATTACGCCAACTTCCTCCTGCTCAGCTGCATTGCtgttgtctatttacataatcattgttttgcctgagacccaccctgcctgcagggcattggtttaatccccactggttaaaaATTAGCTTGCTACTTTTGCGCTCTTTCCTTCTCCTaaccccctatcctacccatttccttttccaacatgCCACACCCACTTCAGAAGAGATAAAGGCAGATCAATGAAGACAGTGTTGTGTTGTGTTCCTGCTCTGTGagccccagagtctctctctcccttgacgCTAGCCTGACATgagttcctgattcctctccTGCACAGCAGCCAAGGTTGGCTCCGgtctagttctctccaacccagaaagtatGTGCctggggaagaaacaccctcaggctattcCTCAGTAAACTTCCTTCCttattcccccctccccaaaaGTTTTTAGTTTGGTGTTTGCAGTAAAACTCACTTGATTCAAGCAttgctctgtgtttttctcttctgtttttcacAGATGGCTGCCAGAAAGGAGCCGCTGCTGTAAAATATTACCCAGATAAACCATGCCTCACATGTCTTTTTGTTGAactccccacccactccccacagTACAAGTAACTTTAGGTTGTCTTTCTAGCTTTAAAGGCTGTATCTGGATCCTTTGATCTATTTTCAGACAGTATCTACACAGTCAACTTTCTCCCTTAGCTCGTCCACTCTTATGTTAAACTGGTTAACAacccactctcctctcctctcatacaAATCACCTCTATCCTCTGCCCTCGAACTCACTCACTATACATCCAACATCTCTCCTCTCACAGTACTCTCTCTGGCCCCTGTCTAAAGGCAATGCTGCGGCAGACCACCGTACCTCCACAGGAGTTTTCTTAACCTCCTCCTATGATCCTGCTGACTTCCATTCTCTGATCCATGTCAACCTTAAGGGTCTCAGGGCCTGATTCTCTAATGCCCCACTATCACAACTAAATCAAATTCTTGTCACCTGCTAAAGCTGTGCTGGTTGAATCAAGACATCTGgtgttcaaactcttggggttaaccccatGGCTAAAAAGCCAATTGTCTTTggaaaattgatgtcacccacttatccaacatggaaaacaaaaatttgcttttgtctcaattgataccttctcaaagtttatgtgggctacagatCAGactggagaaagctcaaaaaagcttataagctatATGCTACTCTGTTTAGTTATAATGGGCATACCTTTTCCACTTCAAATGGACAATGTCCCCACTTttgccagcaaacaatttaaagacttttgttccctctggaacattactcacactacaggcattccctataacccTCAGGGACAAGACATTGGCAAGAGAGCCCATAAAACCCTTATGGCTCAATTAAATAATGAAGAATGAGGAATACACCccaccccaatatccagctggcaaaagccttaactacattaaacctctttaatatttacaaaaaaattagAACCAACCTCTTATTATTCTTTACTGGCAAACACCATcaaccctcccagctattaaggtcaaatggaaagaccccctagataaaatctggaaagggcctgaccccctattgaccatgggaaggggttttgcatgtgtgtttccacaggattactcaaaacctctctggcttcctgcctgccatgtctggcaatgcccacaagatggcacagcTATCCATGAAGaataagaaacactgcaagagtaTTAGGTGAAGGACACCCTCCAGGACCCATAATGTGACATGGCGGGACCTGAAAaacctggttcacagagccccaaaacaaaacctccgtactgcttctctctcctccctcgctctctctgaaTAATTTAAGCCTGCTATCTGCCccctctgcttcacctgtcaccctTTGAAAGTATTAGGTTAGGCAAACAGTCTGCTGTCACTATTCCAGTAAAAATTCTACAGCTGTATACCCCTGCCTCATGCTGTGATCAGCCAGATGTGTTATTGTGAGTGTTATGAATGACTGAAAAACTTACTTATGcaccattttgctcagagtaatCTGGAACTTAACTGACCTTATATGGAAATGCCAGACATGAAAAGGTATCTGGAGTCATCCAGAAACTGTCCTAagaaatttgttttttcctcttttcattttttttaagtcttggtataaatgtgaagcATTTTGTCTTGAGAACTGTTTGAATAAGAATGggtcaactaagacagtacagacctaaatttgtgtttgacatgataagtcttcgtaacaaaagtttttctcctcttgtgtgttatagactacatgtttatgtgtatgtttgaaTTTTGGTAAAatttaactttaaggttaaaagtgttaatttgaagctacattctttccaggtaaagttaaatgaaggcattttcaatacagttcttataaagtaaaattaatttgctaaagtatcTGAGTagttaaggtaaaagtctaaatatttaatgtgacaattcatcatctccagaattaaaatacaaattctcaatacaggacatttttggagggctccCAAAAGTGCCCTGCTAACTGATCTTGtgtaaattaatccacaacaaatctgtcatcagtctggcattgtaaatgttctaagaaacattgtcagtaatgtgtgttaactctctaaataacctgagtttgtttaaagtttaaggcaaaaattaattaaaaatcaatatatgttAACTAAATTTGGTTTAAGGATTCTGCTGTACAGAGATTTCTACATGTAGTTAAATGAAATAATCTTTAAATTTGTTTGCAATAAACTTCAAATGGCTTCTTAAAATAAACACCACTTATCTAGGGTGTGTTTCCATCTTAACTAGGTGTGACTAAAGGTAGAAAAGACATTATTGATATGTGAAGCTTTCATataccttctctcttttttaaattttttaattattattttttattttttatatttattttcccttttttgcccttgttgcttttcattgttattgtaattgttattgttgctattgttgatgtcatctttattagataggatagagataaatggagagaggagggggagacagagatggggagagaaagatcaatacctgcagacctgcttcacctcctgtgaagcaactcccctgcagatggggagcaggaggctcgaaccaggatccttatgctggcccttgcgctttccatcacgtgcacttaacccgctgagctaacaTTCGACTCCCTACATAAACCTTTTCTATTAAAGAGGTAGAACTAGCTCCAATGAATGATAGATCACATAAtaggttatgctaatgattcttgtgcctgaggcttctcACTCTAGTTTTCCTCTTTACAtctccacattttaaaaatatcttatctgttttaagacactgtcagagatttattcttgataaattatgtTGGTACATGTAATTCTGCTCTGAAAAATTTGATGTTTGACATAacttgatttaacaaaattatttggtCTAAAATTGTTCCTTTAAATTGATGTGAGTTATCAAttctagtaaacttctaacttgttacaagttttttcttcccAAGTAAATTATTACAGCTATaacaagccttcacataaagaatCAACTGCTCATCTGGAATCCCCGAAACCATCTGAACCTCTGTCCTTGACATTGCCCaaaagatggcatgactacaatgcccCTCAGAACACATGATGTGAACTGGcaggatctgaagaacctgattccaGAAAAGGACAATTCTAGTAGTTGTCCTCCCCCATCAAGAtaagacatgcagcatttcttcccctggtcattggcaattgactgacacttctataggacttgctggtggagctcttggacactcccttcatttctttaaaaaaattttttatttatttttttatatttatttattaattttatatttttttgcccttgtttttttattgttgtagttattattgctgttgtcatcattgttggataggatagagagaaatggagagaggaggggaagacagagagggggagagaaagataaacacctgcagacctgcttcactgcatgtgaagtgacttccccgcaggtgggtTGCCAGGGGAtcaatccaggatccttacaccagccgtTTCACTTtaagccatgtgcatttaactcactgtgctactgccagactctctcCCTTCACTTCTTGAGGACTGACTGCAGCAACCCATGGACTTCACAGCTGGTGGACTCAGGCCCCTACAACTCCAGATCCCACACTTCAGCCTCAGGTCCCTGTGCCCTTCACCTGTCAGCCCAGCCCCTTGCCATCACCTCACCCCTTTTGCATGTCAGGCCCCACCCCTCGCCATCAAGCCCCAGCCCTCTAGGCCCACCAGGCCTACCATTGGCCTCACACTGGCCCTTACTACTCTTACTTatcgctccctgtcttattccagttcttttaaaaacacctgcatgatatcattcaggtttctacCCAAAAAGTTCCTGtttacccctacactgctatttctttgacagaaatggagtcttttacaaacattgacccatttaaatatggccattagataaaaagaaaagggtagatgtaggaaaattgtgaggatgtaggTGCACTTGGCAGGGCTTGAGCTGAGGGGCAAGTCcatcctttgtctctctctctctccactgagagGTCTATCGAGGAGAGACAGGACCCCTCCAagatttgcctcatcttatcagactccctgcctcacaaagcacattgcatttttctgcctccaggagcctggctttCCtgaaaacattaagccagctccccctgctccaccctgcattccttgatactatgg carries:
- the LOC103110271 gene encoding olfactory receptor 8K3-like, yielding MNKYNLTVVNEFILLGLTNRPELQAPLFVLFLIIYMTSLVGNLGLIILTKMVATLQTPMYFFLRYLALTDLGYSTAVGPKMLVNFVADLNTISYYFCATQLAIFDLFICYEVFILSVMSYDRYVAICNPLLYTVIMSERVCLTLVIIPYLYSAFVSLIVTINLFSLPFCGYNVINHFYCDNLPLLSLLCSSTHVVEFLILFFSALNLIFTLLVVLASYLLIFIAVFKMKSAEERHKAFSTCGSHLMVVIILYGTLLFMYVKPKSSHSIDMDKMASIFYTLVIPMLNPLIYSFRNKDVKHSLVRLWKKICSIFS